The following are from one region of the Planctomycetota bacterium genome:
- a CDS encoding Rrf2 family transcriptional regulator — MKLSKTSLYALYGLAYLAARPRRVVPLSEIRNRWGVPEKHLGKIFGLLVRAGLVRSRRGAKGGFVLTRPARTVSVLEVLRVLGEPGIQEDCLLGRSHCPSRTACRLTRAVRRAQECMARELRAVRLSDLA, encoded by the coding sequence ATGAAGCTGTCCAAGACGAGTCTTTACGCGCTTTATGGTTTGGCCTATCTGGCGGCGCGGCCCCGGAGGGTGGTGCCTCTGTCGGAAATCCGGAACCGCTGGGGCGTGCCGGAGAAGCACCTGGGCAAGATCTTCGGGCTCCTGGTCCGGGCGGGCCTGGTGCGGTCCAGGCGGGGGGCCAAGGGCGGCTTCGTCCTGACCCGACCCGCCCGCACGGTGTCGGTGCTCGAAGTGCTCCGCGTCCTGGGCGAACCCGGGATTCAGGAGGATTGCCTCCTCGGCCGCAGCCACTGCCCCTCCCGGACCGCCTGCCGCCTCACCCGCGCCGTCCGCCGCGCTCAGGAATGCATGGCCCGGGAGCTCCGGGCCGTCCGCCTGAGCGATCTGGCGTGA
- a CDS encoding DUF1553 domain-containing protein — protein MIPLLLATLAASGPDSGEISILPGEIVLSGREARQRILVERVREGRFAGPVEGDVTLETADPRVARVEGDLVLPVADGETVLTARAGGRQARARIRVRDMGRPFTWSFRNHVQPVLARYGCSTGPCHGAAAGKNGFRLSLRGYDDEGDYLALTRHALGRRIDYADPARSLLLLKPTGALPHKGGLRFTADSREYRVLAEWIAAGAPGPRPEDPRIVRLEILPPRVILQPGQEQRFVVLAHFSDGSVQDATPWAKFTGSDSTVAVPDEDGRTRVAGPGEAAVTAWYLQKIAIATVTVPYPHRVSPDVFASAPRRNLVDDLVLEKLRELNLPPSPRASDEEFLRRAFLDTIGTLPTADEARRFIADRASDKRDRLIEELLARPEFVDYWAYKWSDLLLVSSRRLPGPTMWAYYTWIRTQVAADTPWDRFVRQIVTARGGTLENGAGSFFLLHDDPTEMAETVSQAFLGMSIQCAKCHNHPMEKWTNDQYYAFANLFSRVRAKTVGRPGNVVLFNAPEGELLQPLKGRPQPPAPLDAEPLRFDDPRDRREVLADWLTAPENPYFARSIVNRVWANFMGVGLVEAVDDMRQTNPASNDKLLAALANHLVERKFSLKDLMRLILRSETYQRSSRPLPENAADRRFYARYLPKRLMAEVALDALSQVTGVPTRFVGIGADGRKGGEFPVGLRALQLPDSSVDSYFLKSFGRAERMITCECERSAEPSMAQALHLANGETLNQKLRAPGNRIEKLLASGASDAEVIEDAYLSALSRYPTEEEKRRILAVLSAAGPRGRREAVEDLYWSVVSSREFLFNH, from the coding sequence ATGATCCCGCTTCTTCTCGCGACCCTGGCGGCCTCCGGCCCGGACAGCGGCGAGATTTCGATCCTGCCGGGCGAGATCGTTCTCTCAGGTCGCGAGGCCCGCCAGAGGATCCTCGTCGAGCGCGTTCGCGAAGGCCGGTTCGCCGGACCCGTCGAGGGGGACGTGACGCTCGAGACGGCCGACCCGCGGGTGGCCCGCGTGGAGGGAGACCTCGTGCTCCCGGTGGCCGACGGCGAAACGGTCCTCACGGCCCGCGCGGGCGGGCGCCAGGCCCGCGCGCGGATCCGCGTGCGCGACATGGGACGCCCTTTCACCTGGAGCTTCCGCAACCACGTGCAGCCCGTCCTGGCCCGCTACGGCTGTTCCACCGGCCCGTGCCACGGCGCCGCCGCGGGAAAGAACGGCTTCCGCCTGTCCCTGCGCGGCTACGACGACGAGGGCGACTACCTCGCCCTCACCCGGCACGCGCTGGGCCGCCGCATCGATTACGCCGACCCCGCGCGAAGCCTTCTCCTGCTCAAACCCACGGGCGCCCTTCCCCACAAGGGCGGCCTCCGGTTCACCGCGGATTCCCGGGAGTATCGCGTGCTCGCGGAGTGGATCGCCGCCGGCGCGCCCGGGCCGCGCCCCGAGGATCCCCGCATCGTCCGCCTCGAAATCCTCCCGCCGCGCGTCATCCTCCAGCCCGGACAGGAGCAGCGCTTCGTCGTCCTGGCTCATTTCTCCGACGGATCCGTTCAGGACGCCACCCCCTGGGCCAAGTTCACCGGGTCCGACAGCACCGTGGCCGTGCCCGACGAGGACGGCCGCACCCGCGTGGCCGGCCCCGGCGAAGCCGCCGTCACCGCCTGGTACCTCCAGAAGATCGCCATCGCCACGGTCACGGTGCCCTATCCCCATCGCGTTTCGCCCGACGTCTTCGCTTCCGCGCCCCGCCGGAACCTCGTCGATGACCTCGTCCTCGAAAAACTCCGCGAACTCAACCTTCCCCCTTCGCCGCGGGCGTCGGACGAGGAATTCCTCCGTCGCGCTTTCCTCGATACGATCGGAACGCTTCCCACCGCCGACGAAGCCCGCCGGTTCATCGCCGACCGGGCTTCCGACAAGCGGGACCGACTCATCGAGGAGCTTCTGGCGCGGCCCGAGTTCGTCGATTACTGGGCGTACAAGTGGTCGGATCTCCTCCTGGTTTCCAGCCGCCGCCTGCCGGGTCCCACGATGTGGGCCTACTACACGTGGATCCGCACCCAGGTGGCGGCCGACACCCCCTGGGACCGCTTCGTCCGGCAGATCGTCACCGCCCGCGGCGGAACGCTCGAAAACGGCGCCGGAAGCTTCTTCCTTCTGCACGACGACCCCACCGAAATGGCCGAAACCGTCAGCCAGGCCTTTCTCGGCATGTCCATCCAGTGCGCCAAGTGCCACAACCATCCCATGGAGAAGTGGACCAACGACCAGTACTACGCCTTCGCCAACCTCTTCTCCCGCGTGCGCGCCAAGACCGTGGGACGTCCCGGCAACGTCGTCCTCTTCAACGCCCCCGAAGGCGAGCTCCTTCAGCCCCTCAAAGGCCGTCCCCAGCCCCCCGCCCCCCTCGACGCGGAACCCCTCCGTTTCGACGATCCCCGCGACCGCCGCGAGGTCCTGGCGGACTGGCTGACCGCGCCGGAGAACCCCTACTTCGCCCGGTCGATCGTCAACCGCGTATGGGCCAACTTCATGGGCGTGGGCCTCGTGGAGGCGGTGGACGACATGCGCCAGACCAACCCGGCCTCCAACGACAAACTTCTGGCGGCCCTGGCGAACCATCTCGTCGAGCGGAAGTTCTCCCTCAAGGACCTCATGCGGCTCATCCTGCGCTCCGAAACGTACCAGCGCTCCAGCCGCCCGCTCCCCGAGAACGCCGCCGACCGGCGTTTCTACGCCCGTTACCTTCCGAAGCGCCTCATGGCCGAGGTCGCCCTCGACGCCCTCAGCCAGGTCACCGGCGTCCCCACCCGGTTCGTCGGCATCGGGGCCGACGGCCGCAAGGGGGGCGAGTTCCCCGTGGGGCTCCGCGCCCTTCAGCTCCCGGATTCGAGCGTGGACTCCTACTTCCTCAAGTCCTTCGGCCGCGCCGAGCGCATGATCACCTGCGAGTGCGAACGCAGCGCCGAGCCCAGCATGGCCCAGGCGCTCCACCTGGCCAACGGCGAAACGCTCAACCAGAAGCTCCGCGCGCCCGGCAACCGTATCGAAAAACTCCTCGCCTCCGGCGCCTCGGACGCCGAGGTGATCGAGGACGCGTACCTCTCGGCGCTTTCCCGCTACCCGACCGAGGAGGAGAAACGCCGCATCCTGGCCGTTCTCTCCGCCGCCGGGCCGCGGGGACGCCGGGAGGCCGTCGAGGACCTCTATTGGAGCGTGGTTTCGAGCCGCGAGTTCCTGTTCAACCACTAG
- a CDS encoding aldehyde dehydrogenase family protein: MIPSAGTPRNPATGEPLGESPSSSPEDIRRTVRRARDAFPAWAALPPRERAAALEPLRQRLARRAEALAQTLARSTGKPLVEAYSSELIPVAHLLRYFLRRAPALLAPRRRRLGILDWTGRRSFVERRPVGVVAVLSPWNYPFSIPAGDAILALLAGCTVVLKPSERTPLVGRALEEFFEGLPPGVFSVVQGGPEAGAALVEAGPDRVVFTGGAAGGRRVLAAAAPHLIPCTLELGGKDPMIVLADAPLELAAEAAVWGCFTNAGQVCASVKRVYVERVIADRFLDLVVRATRALRVGDPLDPGTDVGALISEAHLERVRDQITRAVAAGARLRTGGRRVDRPGFFLEPCVLEIEDPAAAFLREEVFGPVLAVCRVSDADEAVLRANDSPFGLTASVWTRDLARGRALAARLQAGTVLVNECTYAHALAEAPWGGVKESGFGRTRGHEGLLEFTQAVHVHENRNLRARSPWWFPYDAALAEGLRATLRFYAEGGLRALVRLLRRFPFSRLKPPSEEARGAED; this comes from the coding sequence GTGATCCCTTCGGCCGGCACGCCCCGGAATCCGGCCACCGGAGAGCCGCTCGGGGAATCCCCGTCCTCTTCCCCGGAGGACATCCGCCGGACCGTCCGGCGCGCCCGCGACGCTTTTCCCGCCTGGGCCGCCCTCCCGCCCCGCGAACGCGCCGCCGCCCTCGAACCCCTCCGGCAACGTCTGGCCCGCCGCGCCGAAGCCCTCGCGCAAACCCTCGCCCGCTCCACCGGGAAGCCTCTCGTCGAAGCGTATTCCTCCGAACTCATCCCCGTCGCCCATCTCCTGCGCTACTTTTTGCGCCGCGCCCCCGCCCTCCTGGCCCCCCGGAGACGCCGACTCGGAATCCTCGACTGGACCGGCCGCCGCTCGTTCGTCGAACGCCGCCCCGTCGGCGTCGTGGCCGTCCTTTCCCCTTGGAACTACCCCTTTTCCATCCCTGCCGGAGACGCGATCCTCGCTCTCCTGGCCGGTTGCACCGTCGTTCTCAAACCCAGCGAACGCACCCCCCTCGTGGGCCGCGCCCTTGAGGAGTTTTTCGAGGGACTCCCGCCGGGCGTCTTCTCCGTCGTCCAGGGCGGCCCCGAGGCCGGCGCCGCTCTCGTGGAAGCCGGACCCGACCGCGTCGTCTTCACCGGAGGCGCCGCCGGCGGCCGCCGGGTCCTGGCCGCCGCCGCACCCCACCTCATCCCCTGCACCCTGGAACTCGGCGGCAAGGATCCCATGATCGTGCTCGCCGACGCTCCCTTGGAGCTCGCCGCCGAGGCCGCCGTCTGGGGCTGCTTCACCAACGCCGGCCAGGTCTGCGCCTCCGTCAAGCGCGTCTACGTGGAACGCGTCATCGCCGACCGCTTCCTCGACCTCGTCGTCCGGGCGACCCGCGCCCTCCGCGTGGGCGACCCGCTGGACCCCGGAACCGACGTGGGCGCCCTCATCTCCGAAGCTCACCTCGAGCGCGTCCGGGACCAGATCACGCGGGCCGTGGCCGCGGGCGCGCGCCTCCGGACCGGCGGGCGACGCGTCGATCGCCCCGGCTTCTTCCTGGAACCCTGTGTCCTCGAGATCGAAGATCCCGCCGCCGCCTTCCTGCGCGAGGAGGTCTTCGGCCCCGTCCTGGCCGTCTGCCGCGTCTCGGACGCCGACGAGGCCGTGCTCCGCGCCAACGATTCCCCCTTCGGGCTGACGGCGAGCGTATGGACGCGGGACCTCGCGCGCGGCCGCGCCCTCGCCGCGCGCCTTCAGGCGGGCACGGTGCTCGTCAACGAATGCACCTACGCGCACGCCCTGGCGGAAGCCCCCTGGGGCGGCGTGAAGGAAAGCGGCTTCGGACGGACGCGCGGGCACGAGGGTCTTCTGGAATTCACTCAGGCGGTCCATGTCCACGAGAACCGCAACCTGCGGGCGCGCTCCCCCTGGTGGTTCCCCTATGACGCCGCCCTGGCCGAAGGGCTCCGCGCGACCCTGCGCTTCTACGCGGAAGGAGGCCTGCGCGCGCTGGTCCGGCTCCTGAGGCGGTTCCCGTTCTCGCGGCTCAAGCCTCCTTCGGAGGAGGCCCGGGGGGCTGAGGATTGA
- a CDS encoding ParB N-terminal domain-containing protein: MARKNSGAPRATRRRARPEPASRGLSPADCLEADRAEMEPLLDRIRADGGAVLAAYRDPLGGRPLVLAALPLARVAPTPFQRDLSEAHARRLAETIGKLGLFLDPVIAVAAPQGGWWTPNGRHRLEALNRLGARAVTALVVPDAEVQYRILALNVEKAHNLREKALEVVRLYRARVAAGTSGAEADHALEFEEPFLATLGVCYEQNGRFSGGAYQPLLKRADGWIERPLAEALGLRERRAAQVARLDARVAEIVQALQARGLKSPYLKAFVMARLDPFRFGKSVPAFEEALDEVLRRAAKFDPASVRPQDLSAAAGPPPEADA; encoded by the coding sequence ATGGCCCGAAAGAATTCCGGCGCCCCCCGCGCGACCCGCCGCCGCGCCCGGCCCGAGCCCGCCTCCCGCGGGCTCTCCCCCGCCGACTGCCTCGAGGCCGACCGCGCCGAGATGGAACCTCTCCTGGATCGCATCCGCGCGGACGGGGGAGCGGTCCTGGCGGCCTACCGCGACCCCCTCGGCGGCCGTCCGCTCGTCCTGGCGGCGCTCCCCCTGGCCCGGGTCGCCCCCACTCCGTTCCAGCGCGATCTCTCCGAAGCCCATGCCCGAAGGCTCGCCGAAACGATCGGCAAGCTCGGGCTCTTCCTCGATCCCGTGATCGCCGTGGCCGCGCCCCAGGGCGGCTGGTGGACTCCGAACGGCCGCCACCGGCTCGAGGCGCTGAACCGCCTGGGCGCCCGCGCCGTGACGGCGCTCGTCGTGCCCGACGCGGAGGTCCAGTACCGCATCCTCGCCCTCAACGTCGAGAAGGCGCACAATCTGCGGGAAAAGGCGCTCGAGGTCGTCCGCCTCTACCGCGCCCGGGTCGCCGCGGGAACCTCCGGCGCCGAGGCCGATCACGCCCTCGAGTTCGAGGAGCCTTTTCTGGCCACCCTGGGCGTCTGTTACGAGCAGAACGGGCGCTTCAGCGGCGGCGCTTACCAGCCGCTTCTGAAACGCGCGGACGGATGGATCGAGCGGCCCCTGGCGGAGGCGCTGGGCCTCCGCGAGCGCCGCGCCGCCCAGGTGGCCCGACTGGACGCGCGGGTCGCCGAGATCGTTCAGGCCCTCCAGGCCCGGGGACTCAAGAGCCCCTACCTCAAAGCCTTCGTCATGGCCCGCCTGGATCCCTTCCGGTTCGGTAAATCCGTTCCCGCCTTCGAGGAAGCTCTCGACGAGGTCCTCCGCCGCGCCGCGAAGTTCGATCCCGCGTCGGTCCGTCCTCAGGATCTCTCCGCGGCCGCCGGGCCGCCCCCGGAAGCGGACGCCTAA
- a CDS encoding c-type cytochrome domain-containing protein encodes MNPFLAAAALALLQTPPAKSDPPSYADVQEIFRRHCVGCHNAKEQKGALVLESYEALKRGGENGDAFIPGKPDESLLVRLVEFKARPYMPPPKKGRRLEPGEVEILRAWIAAGAPAPKAGELPRRVSAAPRILPQGPPRKSVFALAYEPRARLLAVALPGVVELRSAETRALLRRLEGHAGPVHDLAFAADGATLAAASGSPGASGEVVLWNPADGTRRREFRGHADAVYAAALSPDGTLLATGSYDHKILLWDVATGALRRELEGHNEAVFDLAFRPDGRILASVSADRTVKLWDVAGGRRRDTLTESTKALQAVAFSPDGRHVAAGGVDNRVRVWRVSPDAAEGTNEIVHSTFAHEGAILRIAYSRDGKLLATSAEDRTVKLWNAADMTPRAALEPQPDWPSALSFALDDKALVVGRLDGSLGFYSVADGKPLPAPKPELAALEPRGLRRGDAVRARLAGKNLAGVAEVRVHGAGLKAALLPDSGPDFVWIELAAAPEAPIGPVELSVRTEAGESGRLAVHIDDLPQVPEREPNDAPAQAVSAPLPASFWGTLSSRLDADHFAFEGRAGEQIVLDVAARRLGSKAEIVLALADASGRILASNVDFEGEADPLVAYTLPADGRYTVRVADLQMGGSPEHFYRLSVGRLPLVTACYPPAVPAGRESRVRLVGYNLPPDASVTLAPARPGEWDLPLEPGRTRVRRALKVLATEGPEVLEAEDNDAPARAMPIPAPGAVSGRFDRAGDADLYRFEARRGQRWVIETQAAQRGSPADTRVEILDAAGRPVPRVLLRAVRDSYITFRPVASDARGARLWQWEEMDLDQYLYMQGEVVRLFRAPRGPDSEWDFYALGGKRIAYFDTSPTAHALDEPCYIVEPHPPGSTFPPNGLPAFTLVYANDDDSLRQLGTDSRLHFTAPADGAYLVRVTETRGFSGDRYVYRLIVREARPDFRVRIEGADARIPAGSGRAFTVHVDRIDGFEGPVRIDAEDVPAGYRVSTPLVVEAGHFQAEGTVFVEADAPKAPAGRPRLTARAVVDGREVVREAGVLGPLVRTAPPRIRVFLEPEGGAGSEIVLEPGKLVPAKLRIERLDFGDRVTFEVENLPHGAIVADIGLNGVLIPEGQTERKIFLQCAPWVAPTERPVFARAREVGNPTSKPVTVKVAARR; translated from the coding sequence ATGAACCCGTTTCTCGCCGCCGCCGCGCTGGCTCTCCTCCAGACGCCGCCCGCGAAGAGCGACCCGCCGTCCTATGCGGACGTCCAGGAGATCTTCCGCCGCCACTGCGTGGGCTGCCACAACGCGAAGGAACAGAAGGGCGCGCTCGTTCTCGAGAGCTACGAGGCGCTCAAGCGCGGCGGAGAAAACGGCGACGCCTTCATCCCCGGAAAGCCCGACGAAAGCCTTCTCGTCCGGCTGGTCGAATTCAAGGCCCGGCCCTATATGCCCCCTCCGAAGAAGGGCCGCCGGCTGGAGCCGGGCGAGGTGGAGATTCTCCGCGCGTGGATCGCCGCCGGCGCTCCGGCCCCGAAAGCCGGGGAGCTCCCCCGGCGGGTCTCCGCCGCCCCCCGGATCCTTCCCCAAGGACCGCCCCGGAAGTCCGTCTTCGCGCTGGCCTACGAGCCCCGCGCGCGCCTTCTGGCCGTGGCCCTCCCGGGCGTGGTGGAACTCCGCTCGGCCGAAACCCGCGCCCTCCTGCGCCGCCTTGAAGGCCATGCCGGTCCTGTCCACGACCTGGCCTTCGCCGCCGACGGCGCGACGCTCGCCGCCGCCTCCGGTTCGCCGGGCGCCTCCGGGGAGGTCGTCCTCTGGAATCCCGCCGACGGGACCCGCCGGCGGGAGTTCCGCGGCCACGCCGACGCCGTCTACGCCGCGGCCCTCTCCCCGGACGGAACGCTTCTGGCCACCGGAAGCTACGACCACAAGATCCTTCTCTGGGACGTCGCCACGGGAGCCCTGCGCCGGGAACTCGAAGGGCACAACGAAGCGGTCTTCGATCTCGCCTTCCGGCCCGACGGCCGGATCCTGGCCTCCGTGAGCGCCGACCGCACCGTCAAGCTCTGGGACGTGGCCGGCGGGCGCCGCCGCGATACGCTGACGGAATCGACCAAGGCCCTCCAGGCCGTGGCCTTCTCGCCCGACGGCCGCCACGTCGCCGCCGGGGGCGTGGACAACCGCGTGCGCGTCTGGCGCGTGAGCCCCGACGCCGCCGAGGGAACCAACGAGATCGTCCACTCCACCTTCGCGCACGAGGGCGCGATCCTCCGGATCGCCTACTCGCGCGACGGAAAGCTCCTGGCCACGTCCGCCGAAGACCGCACGGTGAAACTCTGGAACGCGGCGGACATGACGCCGCGCGCGGCGCTGGAGCCGCAGCCCGACTGGCCGTCCGCGCTCTCGTTCGCCCTGGACGACAAGGCGCTGGTCGTCGGGCGCCTGGATGGATCGCTCGGGTTCTACTCGGTGGCCGACGGCAAGCCCCTTCCGGCCCCGAAGCCGGAGCTTGCCGCCCTGGAGCCGCGCGGCCTGCGCCGGGGCGACGCCGTCCGGGCGCGGCTGGCGGGAAAGAATCTCGCCGGGGTCGCCGAGGTGCGGGTCCACGGCGCGGGCCTCAAAGCCGCGCTCCTCCCCGACAGCGGACCCGATTTCGTGTGGATCGAGCTCGCCGCCGCCCCGGAGGCGCCGATCGGGCCGGTGGAGCTTTCCGTCCGCACCGAGGCGGGCGAGAGCGGCCGCCTGGCCGTCCATATCGACGACCTTCCGCAGGTGCCGGAGCGGGAGCCCAACGACGCGCCCGCCCAGGCCGTCTCCGCGCCGCTCCCGGCGAGCTTCTGGGGAACGCTCTCGTCGCGCCTGGACGCGGATCACTTTGCCTTCGAAGGTCGCGCCGGGGAACAGATCGTCCTCGACGTCGCCGCCCGGCGCCTGGGATCGAAGGCCGAGATCGTCCTGGCGCTTGCGGACGCTTCCGGGCGGATTCTCGCCAGCAACGTGGACTTCGAGGGGGAGGCCGATCCCCTCGTGGCCTACACCCTGCCCGCCGACGGCCGCTACACGGTCCGCGTGGCGGACCTCCAGATGGGCGGCTCGCCGGAGCATTTCTACCGGCTCTCGGTCGGCCGCCTGCCGCTCGTGACCGCCTGCTATCCGCCGGCGGTGCCCGCGGGCCGCGAAAGCCGCGTGCGGCTGGTGGGCTACAACCTTCCGCCGGACGCGTCGGTGACGCTCGCGCCCGCGCGACCGGGCGAATGGGACCTGCCGCTGGAGCCGGGCCGGACCCGCGTCCGCCGCGCCCTCAAGGTGCTGGCCACGGAAGGCCCCGAGGTTCTCGAGGCGGAGGACAACGACGCGCCCGCCCGGGCCATGCCGATTCCGGCCCCTGGAGCGGTCAGCGGCCGCTTCGACCGCGCCGGGGACGCCGACCTTTACCGATTTGAAGCCCGCCGCGGCCAGCGGTGGGTCATCGAGACCCAGGCCGCCCAGCGCGGATCGCCGGCCGACACGCGCGTGGAGATCCTGGACGCCGCCGGGCGGCCCGTTCCGCGCGTCCTCCTGAGGGCCGTGCGGGATTCGTACATCACCTTCCGCCCCGTGGCGTCGGACGCCCGTGGAGCGCGGCTCTGGCAGTGGGAGGAGATGGACCTCGACCAGTACCTCTACATGCAGGGCGAGGTCGTCCGCCTTTTCCGCGCCCCGCGGGGTCCGGATTCGGAGTGGGACTTCTACGCGCTCGGGGGCAAGCGGATCGCCTACTTCGACACGAGCCCCACGGCGCACGCCCTCGACGAGCCCTGTTACATCGTGGAACCCCACCCGCCGGGGTCGACCTTCCCGCCCAACGGGCTGCCGGCCTTCACCCTGGTCTACGCCAACGACGACGACTCCCTTCGGCAGCTCGGCACCGATTCCCGCCTGCACTTCACCGCGCCCGCGGACGGCGCGTACCTCGTGCGCGTCACCGAAACGCGCGGCTTCTCGGGCGACCGCTACGTGTACCGCCTGATCGTGCGCGAAGCGCGCCCCGACTTCCGCGTGCGGATCGAGGGGGCGGACGCCCGCATCCCCGCCGGGAGCGGCCGGGCCTTCACCGTGCACGTGGACCGGATCGACGGGTTCGAGGGACCGGTGAGGATCGATGCCGAGGACGTTCCCGCCGGGTACCGGGTCTCGACGCCCCTGGTCGTCGAAGCGGGGCACTTCCAGGCGGAGGGAACGGTGTTCGTCGAGGCCGACGCGCCCAAGGCGCCCGCCGGCCGCCCGCGCCTCACGGCGCGGGCCGTCGTGGACGGCCGGGAGGTCGTCCGGGAAGCCGGCGTCCTCGGCCCGCTCGTGCGGACCGCGCCGCCCCGGATCCGCGTGTTCCTCGAGCCGGAAGGCGGCGCCGGGAGCGAGATCGTCCTGGAACCCGGCAAGCTCGTCCCCGCGAAACTTCGGATCGAACGGCTCGATTTCGGCGACCGGGTGACGTTCGAAGTGGAGAACCTTCCCCACGGGGCGATCGTGGCGGACATCGGCCTCAACGGCGTCCTCATCCCCGAGGGCCAGACGGAGCGGAAGATCTTCCTCCAGTGCGCCCCCTGGGTTGCCCCGACGGAACGCCCGGTCTTCGCCCGGGCGCGGGAAGTCGGCAATCCCACCTCCAAACCCGTGACGGTCAAGGTCGCCGCCCGGCGCTGA
- a CDS encoding CotH kinase family protein: MRRVLGVLGAALLAGCGDGSEGAPSRAQALGPEGGPFDEARLSSWDLEMAPADWEAIVAAPFDNAWRRCTVIWGGRAYPDVAVRPSGKRTRIPGNPKPSLRLKFDLFVPGRELHGVSSLRLDAMTLDPSMMRARVQYGAFNAFGIPAPRYAHARVSVNGASKGLYGVEEHVGREFLRRRFGLPVGQLYRWGPHGLDLDWRGPDPAIYVPGTLEAQLSELPPGAEAVRDLAYAVTLEPDRAGAVFDVPQFLRTLAVETLLGETDSYVAGPEGRQSFNLGLYRPPQTGRFVLVPWDQDQGFWRAETGITAWFENRVLTRNFVLARPDGFEEYRRRLRELLAGPLSPESFRARVDAIAAQIREAVRDDPVKPFTLDDFDWAAGNLKAYFEARAAAFRAQLGGF; encoded by the coding sequence ATGAGAAGGGTGCTGGGCGTTCTCGGAGCGGCGCTCCTGGCGGGCTGCGGGGACGGCTCGGAAGGCGCGCCATCCCGGGCGCAGGCCCTCGGACCGGAGGGGGGCCCCTTCGACGAAGCGCGGCTTTCGTCGTGGGACCTCGAAATGGCCCCCGCCGATTGGGAGGCCATCGTCGCCGCCCCCTTCGACAACGCCTGGAGGCGTTGCACCGTGATATGGGGCGGACGGGCGTACCCCGACGTCGCCGTGCGGCCGAGCGGCAAGCGCACCCGGATCCCCGGAAATCCGAAGCCTTCTCTGCGCCTGAAGTTCGACCTCTTCGTCCCGGGACGCGAGCTTCACGGCGTCAGCAGCCTGCGCCTGGACGCGATGACCCTCGACCCGTCCATGATGCGGGCGCGTGTCCAGTACGGAGCCTTCAACGCCTTCGGGATTCCCGCGCCGCGGTACGCGCACGCCCGGGTTTCCGTCAACGGCGCCTCGAAGGGCCTGTACGGCGTCGAGGAACACGTGGGGCGGGAGTTCCTGCGCCGCCGGTTCGGCCTCCCGGTGGGACAGCTCTACCGATGGGGTCCGCACGGCCTGGACCTCGACTGGAGGGGACCCGACCCGGCAATCTACGTGCCCGGAACGCTCGAGGCGCAGCTTTCGGAACTCCCGCCCGGCGCGGAGGCGGTCCGCGACCTGGCGTACGCGGTGACTCTGGAGCCGGACCGGGCGGGGGCCGTCTTCGACGTCCCGCAGTTCCTGCGCACCCTCGCCGTCGAGACGCTGCTCGGGGAGACGGACAGCTACGTCGCCGGTCCGGAGGGACGGCAGAGCTTCAATCTGGGGCTCTACCGGCCGCCGCAGACGGGCCGCTTCGTGCTTGTCCCTTGGGATCAGGACCAGGGATTCTGGCGCGCCGAGACGGGGATCACGGCGTGGTTCGAGAACCGCGTGCTCACGCGGAATTTCGTTCTCGCGCGTCCCGACGGCTTCGAGGAATACCGCCGCCGTCTCCGGGAGCTCCTGGCGGGGCCGTTGTCTCCCGAATCGTTCCGCGCGCGCGTGGACGCCATCGCCGCCCAGATCCGGGAGGCGGTGCGCGACGACCCGGTCAAGCCCTTCACCCTGGACGACTTCGACTGGGCGGCCGGGAACCTGAAGGCGTACTTCGAGGCGCGCGCCGCGGCGTTTCGAGCCCAGCTGGGGGGATTTTAG